The sequence CTTCGAGGAGCCCTTCAGGCCGTTGGCCAGCAGCGACAGCTTCAGCCGGACGAAGATCGGGGTGAGGGCCACGGGCGGTGTGCGGTGGGGCGCGGTGGCGGTCGTCATGACTTCGCCGCCCCGCCGAGCCAGTCCAGCGAGTCGCCCGCCGCGTCGCGCCCGTGGGCGCCGACCAGTTCGAGGAAGGCGGCCTGCAGGGTGGGCGCGGTGCCCCGTACGTCGGCCAGCGGGCCGGCGGCGCGGATCCGGCCGGCGGCCATGACGGCCACCCAGTCGCACAGGGACTCGACGAGCTCCATGACGTGGGAGGAGAACACGACCGTGGCACCGGAGGCGGTGTAACGTTCCAGCACCCCGCGGATGGTCTGGGCCGACACCGGGTCGACCCCCTCGAACGGCTCGTCCAGGAAGAGGACTTCGGGGTTGTGCAGCAGGGCGGCGGCCAGGCCGATCTTCTTCCGCATGCCCGTCGAGTAGTCCACGACCAGCTTGTTCTGCGAGCCCGCGAGGTCGAGGACCTCCAGCAGCTGCGTGGCCCGCTTGTCGGTCTCCTCGCCCGGCAGGCCGCGCAGGCGCCCCATGTAGCCGAGGAGTTCGCGCCCCGACAGCCGCTCGAAGAGCCGCAGCCCCTCCGGCAGCACGCCGATCCGGGACTTCACCCGCACCGGGTCGGCCCACACGTCGTGTCCGGCGACCAGGACCCGGCCCATGTCCGGGCGCAGGAGTCCGGTCACCATCGACAGGGTCGTCGTCTTGCCCGCGCCGTTCGGACCGACCAGGCCGATGAACTTGCCC comes from Streptomyces sp. NBC_01408 and encodes:
- a CDS encoding ABC transporter ATP-binding protein — its product is MPDQGDATGGAYGTGGARSVPSAVRVEGLWKRFGEQVAVAGIDLDLPAGKFIGLVGPNGAGKTTTLSMVTGLLRPDMGRVLVAGHDVWADPVRVKSRIGVLPEGLRLFERLSGRELLGYMGRLRGLPGEETDKRATQLLEVLDLAGSQNKLVVDYSTGMRKKIGLAAALLHNPEVLFLDEPFEGVDPVSAQTIRGVLERYTASGATVVFSSHVMELVESLCDWVAVMAAGRIRAAGPLADVRGTAPTLQAAFLELVGAHGRDAAGDSLDWLGGAAKS